TGGCACCACTACTTCGAGAACGGCTTCCTGCCGCGCGAGCGCCAGATCGATGCGGTCGCGATCTGCGGCGGCGAGGGGCACGTGAAGAGCCTCGAGACGGGCCGCACGTTCCTCCAGTCACTGGTGTCCTACGCCCAGATCTACACGCCGTGGGACCAGCACGTGACGTGCGACCACTCCATGGAGCCCTGATTGGACCCGGACCGCTCGCAGCCACTACGATCTCCGGCCATGACCGAAACCGCAGCTCCCTCGTCGCCGATGCTGACCGAAGAGTTCATGCTCGATCCGTACCCGGTGATCGCGCGGCTGCGCGTCGAGGATCCGGTGCACTTCGTGCCCGGGCTCGGCTTCTGGTTCGTCACCCGCTACGACGACGTGCGCAACCTGTTCACGGACCCCAACGTCACCAACGACCCGCGCGCGTACGAGCACTACGTGCCGCCCGCGCCCGGCACCTACATGGCCAAGGTCGAGGGCCAGGGGCTGTTCTCGCTGCCGCCCGAGGAGCACGCGCGCGTGCGCCGGCTGGTGTCGGCCGCGTTCACGCCGCGCGCGATCTCGCGCATGGACCAGCAGGTGAAGGACGTGGTCGAGCAGTTCGCGGCGCCGCTGCGCGGGCGGCGCGGCGTGGTCGACCTGATGAGTGAGTTCACCGATCCGATCCCCAACGCGGTGATGAGCCGAGTCACCGGGGTGCCCGCGAAGACCGGCGAGGAGGTGCGCTTCCGCGAGCTGGCGCAGGCCACGATCCGCGGCTTCTTCTCGTTCAGCGACGCCAAGCTGCGCGAGCTCGGCAACGCCGCGTTCCTCGAGCTGGCCGAGTGGGTGCGCAAGATGGCCGACGACCGCAGACACTCGCCGCAGGAGGACCTGATCACCGACCTG
This window of the Myxococcota bacterium genome carries:
- a CDS encoding cytochrome P450, which produces MTETAAPSSPMLTEEFMLDPYPVIARLRVEDPVHFVPGLGFWFVTRYDDVRNLFTDPNVTNDPRAYEHYVPPAPGTYMAKVEGQGLFSLPPEEHARVRRLVSAAFTPRAISRMDQQVKDVVEQFAAPLRGRRGVVDLMSEFTDPIPNAVMSRVTGVPAKTGEEVRFRELAQATIRGFFSFSDAKLRELGNAAFLELAEWVRKMADDRRHSPQEDLITDLVRASDRGDAMSDDEIVNLVAGLIGAGSETTAIGGMVTVTTLLAHPEAAERLRRDRTLIPGAVNEILRYSFGGQGGLPRYAVRDFELRGKPIRKGQMLMLSFSGAHRDPSVFPDPDRFDVERDNTDLTIFGRGPHYCLGVHLAKAEMGFMLDATLDLMPANARMRDDLVRWQQMGFFRRPENLPVEFP